The Vibrio sp. 16 genome segment TTCTTCTCGGCGGTTGGTTTTTCTTGTGCCTGCCATGAATACTTTCCTTTTTTACCCATTCTGAATAACGACTCAAGGCCCGCCTAAACGAGCCTGAAGTCCAACAACCATTGTTTATTGCTTTGTATTATTGCTTTATAGCTTGCCAGCGATGGTCGCCATGATTTGACGTGCAATCAACTGTTTACTGGCAAGGGTAAGTGATTGCTCACCATCTTTCCAGTATACGGTGATCGCGTTGTCGTTGCTATTAAAGCCTTGGCCTTCAACCGAGACATCGTTAGCACAAATCATATCCAGCTTCTTCTTTTCAAGTTTGGTGCGCGCGTAGTGGGCGACATCTTGAGTTTCAGCGGCGAAGCCAACGGTGAAGGGACGAGATTTCTCGAGGGCCGCGACAGACGCAATAATGTCGGGGTTTTTCACCATAGTGACAGTCATCGTGTCACTGTCGTCGGTTTTTTTGATTTTTTGATCAGCAACCGCCTCTGGTCGATAGTCTGCCACTGCCGCGCAACCGATGAACACGTCGTGTTGGGTTGCTTGTTCTAAGGCTGCTGAGTGCATGCTTAGCGCGCTGTCGACATTGATACGCTGTACGCCTGAAGGTGTCGGTAGAGAGACGGGCCCCGCGATAAGGGTCACCTGAGCCCCCAGATGCTGAGCGGCCTCTGCAAGAGCAAAGCCCATTTTGCCTGAGCTGTGGTTAGAGATGTAACGAACAGGGTCAATCGCTTCGCGGGTTGGACCTGCGGTTATCACCACGGACTTTCCCTCTAAAGGTTTGTCAGAGAAAAACTGTTCGCAATGCTCCACCAACTGCATTGGCTCTAGCATGCGTCCAGGGCCAACGTCGCCACACGCTTGCTCACCGGCGGCTGGACCCCAAATCGCCATCCCACGACGCTGTAAGGTGGCGATGTTTTCTTGAGTTGCCGCATTTAAGTACATTTGTTGATTCATCGCAGGCGATACCGCGACAGGTGCGTCGGTCGCAAGTACTAAGGTTGTCAGCAAGTCGTTGCCCATGCCAGCAGACATACGAGCGATGAGATCCGCCGTTGCAGGTGCCAGCAAGACTAAGTCAGCCCATTTGGCGAGCTCAATGTGACCCATCGATGCTTCAGCCGCAGGGTCGAGTAAGCTGTCTGAGACGGGGCGCCCAGAGACCGCCTGCATGGTCAGCGGAGTAATAAACTCTTTGGCTGCCTTGGTCATAACGACTTGTACTTCGGCTCCGCGCTCGATAAGACGACGAGTGAGCTCTGCACATTTATACGCCGCGATTCCGCCGCTGATGCCCAGTAGGATCTTTTTTCCCGCTAATGTTTGCATGAGGATCTCCGTAAATTTTGCTGCGCGATAAGATAACACGCCTCATGTTTATGTGCCTAGTGAGTGATTGGCGCACAATGTGGTACTGGTCACCAATACTACGACTTAGTGAGTAGTGACCGAAGGTGGGGAGTTTATATTGCCTCGCATTGACGATTATTGATCAGGATCTGTGGATGGTTTTACGAAACTCTGTAGCTCTGTTTTGTTATTGCCGAGCCAGTTATGCGATCCCTACCTTCTGAATCTATGCCGCGAGAGAAGTTGATTTCTCATGGCCCCCACGCTTTGACCGATGCGGAGTTACTCGCCATTTTTCTGCGAACAGGCACCAAAGGAATGAATGTTATTGAGCTATCGGACTTTTTGCTCAAAGATTTTGGCTCGCTACGTAAGTTGTTTGGCGCAAGCAAAGAGGAGTTTTGCCAACACAAGGGATTGGGTACGGCGAAGTACGTTCAGTTACAGGCGGTGCTAGAGTTAACGCAGCGCTATCTATCTGAAACTTTGCAGAGAGGCGATGCATTAACCAGCCCAGAGCAAACCAAACTTTACTTATCAGGGCTGCTTAGAGATAAGCAAAGGGAAGAGTTTTATGTTCTCTATTTAGACAATCAGCATCGCGTTATTGTTGGAGAGTCGCTATTTCAAGGGACAATCGACGCGGCCTCAGTTTATCCAAGAGAGGTGGTCAAACGCGCATTGGAGCATAATGCCGCAGCTTTGATTCTTGCCCATAATCACCCGTCAGGCGTTGCGGAGCCTAGCCTGAGCGACCGACGTATTACCCGCCGAGTCAGTGACGCTTTGGCGCTGGTGGACGTTCGAATCTTGGACCATTTTGTCGTTGGTGATGGGGAGATTGTTTCCTTCGCAGAACGTGGTTGGATTTAAATCACATTTTTAGTTGTGAGTTCGCTGAATTCTGCTACAATCGCCCGACATTTTTTAGCACATAAATCAGCTCTGCCTAAAAAAGATCACGAAAACCTGTAAAAAGGATCTGTTCGGGTCTTGAGCAATGCTACTCAAGTTAGTATAATGCGCGACCTTTGATAGCCTTGTATGGGTTTCCATAGCGGTATAAGACCTCGACATTCTTCTTAGAGAACTAGAGAGGTTCGGCCACCAAGGTTGATATCGAGCTGAAACGATTTTGGAGAAGACATTCATGTCACGAGTATGCCAAGTAACTGGTAAGCGTCCAGTAACGGGTAACAACCGTTCACACGCACGCAATGCTACTAAGCGTCGTTTTCTGCCGAACCTACAAACTCATCGTTTCTGGGTAGAGAGCGAAAAACGTTTTGTTAAACTACGTCTATCTGCTAAAGGTATGCGTATCATCGACAAGAAAGGCATCGATGCTGTTCTTGTTGATATCCGAGCAAACGGCGTAAACGTTTAAGAGGAAATAGACAATGGCAAAGAAAGGCGTACGTGAGAAAATCCGTCTAGTATCTTCTGCAGGTACTGGTCACTTCTACACGACTGATAAGAACAAGCGTAACATGCCAGGCAAATTTGAGATCAAAAAGTTTGATCCAGTAGTTCGCCAGCACGTTATGTACAAAGAAGCGAAAATCAAGTAATTGATGCTTTTTTGAACTTCCCTCGGGAAGCGTGAATAGAAACCCAACCATAGCAATGTGGTTGGGTTTTTTATTATCTGCTGTTTGCTGATGGTAAGGAAAGCCGGCACCTCGCCTGATCCCCTCTTTTCTGCTATTTTTGAGTCAATTAACAGCAGAGAGCAAAAATAAAATGCGAGTTTCCCCTTCACGGCGCAGACGCTGGAACAATATTCTTATTCTGGGCATCATTGCATTTATTGGTTTGCTCAACTTACCTACGTTGATTAAAACCTACCTTATCGATGAGCCAGTGGCCGTAAGTTCACACCCTTATTTACTTAACCCTTCAGCAGACTTGCAAGCTTTACACTTTTCCAATTGGTCACTAGAGAAAAGCCAAGGTGAATGGAGAAGCTCTGTAGTTAGTGCTATCCCCCCGCAGGAGCTAGCGCAGCGTTGGCAAGGGTTGATTGGCACAGAAATTAGCCAAGATAACTTCGACAGTTTGAAGCCTCAGTTGAGTCAACCTCAATCCATTGAAGTGTGGTATGTCGATCAGGAAGAACCACAAAGGATCACGTATTATCAGACACCACAGTTTTGGCTGCTCAAAAGCTGGCAAGATAAGTGGATAGCCATTTCCGTTGATACTCGTTACCTTATGCCTGAGTAAAAGAGAACCCACTAGGAACTACAATGCCTGAATTACCAGAAGTCGAAGTGAGCCGAATGGGGATATCCCCACATCTTGTTGGAGAGACAATAGCAAAGCTGACTTTTCGCACACCTAAGCTTCGTTGGGACATCCCTCAAGAGTTGAAACAGCTGGAAGGTCAGCAGATCCGCAGCATTACCCGTCGAGCGAAATACCTTCTTATTGAAACGAACGTAGGATCAGCGATCGTTCACTTGGGCATGTCTGGCTCACTGCGAGTGTTGGATGCAGAGATCACGCCGGGTAAACATGATCATGTGGATCTGAAACTCACCAATGGAAAGGTACTGCGTTATAACGATCCAAGACGTTTTGGTGCATGGCTTTGGACGGAAGATGGTCATCACACTGTTCTTGAAAATGCAGGGCCTGAGCCGTTAACCGATGAGTTTAACGCAGACTACATTGCGTCAAAGGCGGTCAATAAGAAAGTGTCGGTAAAACAGTTCATTATGGACAATAAAGTGGTGGTTGGCGTGGGTAACATCTATGCCAATGAATCACTATTTAGTGCCAGAGTCCACCCCACTAAGCCTGCTGGAAAGTTAACGAATACGCAGTGGGCTTTGCTTGTGGTGGAGATAAAACAGGTTCTAGATACTGCCATTAAGCAGGGTGGGACCACACTTAAGGATTTTGCTCAAGCGGATGGTAAGCCCGGTTACTTCGCCCAAGAACTGCAAGTATACGGTAAGAAAGGGGAACCTTGCCCGGTTTGTGGTGGTCCAATCGAAGAACTTAAAATTGGTCAACGAAACACCTTCTTTTGCAATACGTGCCAAAAAAAATAGCATTGAATACGTTGCTTTTCGTAACGTTTTTCACGCCATTCAGACAAGGTTCATTTACTTTCGCCTATCCTAGGCTTGGGCGAATAGTGTAGAATATAGCCCCTTTTTGTGGTGAGTTGTGTGCAGTCCCTGACACAACTCATCTATAGTGAAATTCGTACATAAGGTACCCTCCATGACAGAGCTTTCATCTGCGGTAACTTGCCCACATTGTGGACCATCAACAGAGAGTCAATCTGA includes the following:
- the coaBC gene encoding bifunctional phosphopantothenoylcysteine decarboxylase/phosphopantothenate--cysteine ligase CoaBC, which encodes MQTLAGKKILLGISGGIAAYKCAELTRRLIERGAEVQVVMTKAAKEFITPLTMQAVSGRPVSDSLLDPAAEASMGHIELAKWADLVLLAPATADLIARMSAGMGNDLLTTLVLATDAPVAVSPAMNQQMYLNAATQENIATLQRRGMAIWGPAAGEQACGDVGPGRMLEPMQLVEHCEQFFSDKPLEGKSVVITAGPTREAIDPVRYISNHSSGKMGFALAEAAQHLGAQVTLIAGPVSLPTPSGVQRINVDSALSMHSAALEQATQHDVFIGCAAVADYRPEAVADQKIKKTDDSDTMTVTMVKNPDIIASVAALEKSRPFTVGFAAETQDVAHYARTKLEKKKLDMICANDVSVEGQGFNSNDNAITVYWKDGEQSLTLASKQLIARQIMATIAGKL
- the radC gene encoding RadC family protein; this translates as MRSLPSESMPREKLISHGPHALTDAELLAIFLRTGTKGMNVIELSDFLLKDFGSLRKLFGASKEEFCQHKGLGTAKYVQLQAVLELTQRYLSETLQRGDALTSPEQTKLYLSGLLRDKQREEFYVLYLDNQHRVIVGESLFQGTIDAASVYPREVVKRALEHNAAALILAHNHPSGVAEPSLSDRRITRRVSDALALVDVRILDHFVVGDGEIVSFAERGWI
- the rpmB gene encoding 50S ribosomal protein L28, with product MSRVCQVTGKRPVTGNNRSHARNATKRRFLPNLQTHRFWVESEKRFVKLRLSAKGMRIIDKKGIDAVLVDIRANGVNV
- the rpmG gene encoding 50S ribosomal protein L33 yields the protein MAKKGVREKIRLVSSAGTGHFYTTDKNKRNMPGKFEIKKFDPVVRQHVMYKEAKIK
- the mutM gene encoding bifunctional DNA-formamidopyrimidine glycosylase/DNA-(apurinic or apyrimidinic site) lyase yields the protein MPELPEVEVSRMGISPHLVGETIAKLTFRTPKLRWDIPQELKQLEGQQIRSITRRAKYLLIETNVGSAIVHLGMSGSLRVLDAEITPGKHDHVDLKLTNGKVLRYNDPRRFGAWLWTEDGHHTVLENAGPEPLTDEFNADYIASKAVNKKVSVKQFIMDNKVVVGVGNIYANESLFSARVHPTKPAGKLTNTQWALLVVEIKQVLDTAIKQGGTTLKDFAQADGKPGYFAQELQVYGKKGEPCPVCGGPIEELKIGQRNTFFCNTCQKK